A single genomic interval of Mycobacterium sp. DL592 harbors:
- the purS gene encoding phosphoribosylformylglycinamidine synthase subunit PurS — MPRVVVNVMPKAEILDPQGQAIVGALGRLGHAGISDVRQGKRFELEVDDSVSDAQLAEIAESLLANTVIEDWSVTREKP, encoded by the coding sequence GTGCCCCGGGTGGTAGTCAATGTGATGCCCAAGGCCGAGATTCTGGACCCGCAGGGCCAGGCCATCGTCGGCGCGCTGGGCCGGCTCGGGCACGCCGGCATCTCAGATGTCCGGCAGGGCAAGCGATTCGAGCTCGAAGTAGACGACTCGGTCAGCGACGCGCAGCTCGCCGAGATCGCCGAGTCACTGCTCGCCAACACCGTGATCGAGGACTGGTCGGTCACCCGGGAGAAGCCGTGA
- the purQ gene encoding phosphoribosylformylglycinamidine synthase subunit PurQ, whose amino-acid sequence MSARVGVITFPGTLDDVDAARAVRLAGAEAVSLWHADADLKGVDAVVVPGGFSYGDYLRCGAIAKFAPVMGEVVAAAGRGMPVLGICNGFQVLCEAGLLPGALTRNAGLHFVCRDVWLKVDSITTAWTSRYEWGAELLVPLKSGEGRYVASEAVLDELEGEGRVVFRYADNPNGSMRDIAGISSANGRVVGLMPHPEHATEALTGPSDDGLGLFYSALDAVLV is encoded by the coding sequence GTGAGCGCGCGCGTCGGGGTCATCACCTTCCCCGGAACGCTCGACGACGTCGACGCCGCCCGCGCGGTGCGGTTGGCCGGCGCCGAGGCCGTCAGTCTCTGGCACGCCGACGCCGACCTCAAGGGCGTCGACGCCGTCGTCGTCCCCGGTGGTTTCTCCTACGGCGACTACCTGCGCTGCGGGGCCATCGCCAAGTTCGCCCCGGTCATGGGTGAGGTGGTGGCCGCGGCCGGCCGCGGGATGCCCGTCCTTGGCATCTGCAACGGCTTTCAGGTGCTGTGCGAGGCGGGCCTGCTGCCCGGGGCGCTGACCCGCAACGCCGGACTGCACTTCGTGTGCCGCGACGTCTGGCTCAAGGTCGACTCCATCACCACGGCCTGGACGTCGCGCTACGAGTGGGGTGCCGAACTGCTGGTGCCGCTGAAGTCCGGCGAAGGCCGCTACGTGGCCAGCGAGGCCGTGCTCGACGAGCTGGAGGGGGAGGGGCGCGTGGTGTTCCGCTACGCCGACAACCCCAACGGCTCGATGCGCGACATCGCGGGCATCAGCTCGGCCAACGGGCGCGTCGTCGGCTTGATGCCACATCCCGAACACGCGACCGAAGCGCTGACCGGGCCATCCGACGACGGCCTCGGCCTGTTCTACTCCGCGCTGGACGCCGTCCTGGTCTAG
- a CDS encoding metallophosphoesterase yields the protein MTHQDPAARPFRLWAFGDAHVGTDKKFGRRSLAEAITQSESGGTEGGPAFGWDIAVDVGDMSGAHHDVPADDEGREVREQFAALRTHRREDVYSVCGNHDRSGLAEPEAWWWQKWIDPLGEHTEYSGVDAAARRYPIEGSWHRYSFRVGNLLFLMMSDRNEPSQTVGRGTLGGNPGGVVGGETFDWFTQMVDANPDAVVVAAHHYVLKDTTVASGEWEGVRRNAAGEWEEYYHRPFEQGTPQGASYLYWVDSQPDSGAFETFLAERPGRVQMWLAGHTHTHPEDNHGGKTHIERRWGTWFLNVASLSRHHMPRTTLPVSRLLTFTPGSREVRVQCYLHTSQFAPQGWYPRAERTIALDRPFLWQ from the coding sequence ATGACACATCAGGATCCGGCCGCGCGACCGTTTCGGCTGTGGGCCTTCGGTGACGCGCACGTCGGCACGGACAAGAAGTTCGGCCGTCGCAGTCTTGCCGAGGCCATCACCCAGTCGGAGTCCGGCGGTACCGAAGGCGGGCCCGCCTTCGGCTGGGACATCGCCGTCGATGTCGGGGACATGTCCGGCGCTCACCACGACGTGCCGGCGGACGACGAGGGCCGAGAAGTGCGCGAGCAGTTCGCGGCGCTGCGGACCCACCGCCGCGAGGACGTCTACAGCGTGTGCGGCAACCACGACCGCAGCGGCTTGGCCGAACCGGAGGCCTGGTGGTGGCAGAAGTGGATCGACCCGCTTGGTGAGCACACCGAGTACTCCGGGGTCGATGCTGCCGCACGCCGGTACCCGATCGAGGGGAGCTGGCACCGTTACTCCTTCCGGGTGGGCAACCTGTTGTTCCTGATGATGAGCGACCGAAACGAACCCTCCCAGACCGTCGGGCGCGGAACGTTGGGCGGCAACCCCGGCGGAGTGGTCGGCGGTGAGACGTTCGACTGGTTCACCCAGATGGTCGACGCCAACCCGGACGCCGTCGTCGTCGCGGCGCACCACTACGTGTTGAAGGACACCACCGTGGCTTCCGGCGAGTGGGAGGGGGTGCGCAGGAACGCGGCCGGAGAGTGGGAGGAGTACTACCACCGTCCGTTCGAGCAGGGCACGCCTCAGGGCGCGTCCTATCTGTACTGGGTGGACAGCCAACCTGATTCGGGGGCCTTCGAGACGTTCCTGGCCGAGCGCCCGGGTCGGGTGCAGATGTGGCTGGCCGGCCATACCCACACCCACCCGGAGGACAACCACGGCGGCAAGACTCACATCGAACGCCGTTGGGGGACCTGGTTTCTCAACGTCGCATCGCTGAGCCGCCACCACATGCCACGGACCACCCTGCCGGTGAGCCGGCTGCTGACATTCACTCCGGGCAGCCGCGAGGTGCGGGTGCAGTGCTATCTGCACACCAGCCAGTTCGCGCCCCAGGGCTGGTATCCCCGTGCGGAACGAACCATCGCCCTCGATCGGCCGTTCTTATGGCAGTGA
- a CDS encoding ABC transporter permease: protein MTLTEVVRSPRRTNYSSLGVIRSLMPPVLGILTVLLAWQLVYLSGWKPPFVLPSPATVLAELWAQAHHAVLWQAIWTTMGRAVCGFALALVIGTAVGVVVTRNRLLRSAFGPVITGLQTMPAIAWFPFAIIFFGITTSAILFVIVIGTAPAIATGVIAGADHIPPLLLRSAKSMGLRGVALYRHLILPASLPMFVAGLKQGWAFAWRSLMSGELVVIVTNTASIGVLLENAQNLSDMPAAIAIMIVILILGIIIDALFTFLDRVIRRRWGLIDTADS, encoded by the coding sequence ATGACACTCACTGAGGTCGTGCGATCACCGCGACGCACCAACTACTCGTCCCTTGGTGTCATCCGCTCGCTGATGCCGCCGGTACTGGGAATCCTGACCGTGCTGCTGGCGTGGCAGCTGGTGTACCTCAGCGGCTGGAAACCGCCCTTCGTGCTGCCCAGCCCGGCCACGGTACTGGCCGAGTTGTGGGCCCAAGCGCACCACGCGGTCTTGTGGCAGGCCATCTGGACCACCATGGGCAGGGCGGTGTGCGGGTTCGCGCTGGCGTTGGTGATCGGGACGGCCGTTGGCGTCGTGGTGACGCGGAACCGATTGCTGCGCAGTGCGTTCGGGCCGGTCATCACGGGTTTGCAAACGATGCCGGCGATAGCCTGGTTTCCGTTTGCGATCATCTTCTTCGGCATCACCACGTCAGCGATTCTGTTCGTCATCGTGATCGGTACCGCGCCGGCGATCGCCACCGGAGTCATCGCGGGCGCCGACCACATCCCGCCGCTGCTGTTGCGCTCGGCCAAGTCGATGGGCCTGCGCGGGGTGGCGCTCTACCGGCACCTCATCCTGCCCGCGTCGCTGCCGATGTTCGTCGCCGGTCTCAAGCAGGGATGGGCGTTCGCCTGGCGCAGCCTGATGTCCGGTGAACTCGTCGTCATCGTCACCAACACCGCCTCGATCGGCGTGTTGCTCGAGAACGCCCAGAACCTGTCGGACATGCCCGCGGCAATTGCGATCATGATCGTGATCCTGATCTTGGGCATCATCATCGACGCCCTGTTCACCTTCTTGGACAGGGTGATCCGGCGCCGCTGGGGCCTGATCGACACGGCGGACTCATGA
- a CDS encoding ABC transporter ATP-binding protein, with protein sequence MTSPVCTAASPPHSGSEVAVRLTEVSKVYRQARSDVQALDGISLSVESGGFVCIVGASGCGKSTLLSLVAGLEQPSSGAVFTGNGRPALMFQEAALFPWLTAARNVELPLRARGVPKRQRAERVAELLHTVRLTEFADARPHQLSGGMRQRVALARALAQDANTLLMDEPFGALDAMTRDHLHTELERVVTECGLTVLFVTHNVGEAVRLADRVVLLSSRPGRVLADFPVRIERPRRVDTAEVAQLAAVITDRLQSGGGGHDTH encoded by the coding sequence ATGACCAGCCCCGTGTGCACGGCGGCGAGTCCTCCGCACTCCGGGTCCGAGGTGGCCGTCCGGCTGACGGAGGTGTCGAAGGTCTACCGGCAGGCCCGGTCGGATGTCCAGGCGCTCGACGGCATCTCCCTGAGCGTGGAATCCGGTGGCTTCGTGTGTATCGTCGGCGCATCCGGTTGCGGCAAGAGCACATTGCTGTCGCTCGTGGCGGGTTTGGAGCAGCCGTCCTCGGGCGCGGTGTTCACCGGGAATGGCCGCCCGGCCTTGATGTTTCAGGAAGCGGCTCTGTTTCCCTGGTTGACCGCGGCACGCAACGTGGAGTTGCCGCTGCGGGCCCGCGGGGTACCCAAGCGGCAGCGGGCAGAACGTGTCGCCGAATTGCTGCACACGGTCCGGCTCACCGAATTCGCCGACGCTCGCCCCCACCAACTGTCCGGAGGCATGCGCCAGCGGGTGGCCTTGGCTCGAGCGCTGGCTCAGGACGCGAATACGCTGCTCATGGACGAGCCGTTCGGCGCCCTCGACGCGATGACCCGCGATCATCTGCACACCGAACTCGAACGGGTGGTCACCGAGTGTGGGTTGACCGTGCTGTTCGTGACGCACAACGTCGGTGAAGCGGTGCGGCTGGCTGACCGCGTCGTGTTGTTGAGCAGCAGGCCCGGGCGGGTTCTTGCCGACTTCCCGGTCCGGATCGAACGTCCGCGGCGCGTCGACACGGCCGAGGTGGCGCAGCTGGCGGCTGTGATCACCGATCGTCTGCAGTCCGGTGGCGGTGGCCATGACACTCACTGA
- a CDS encoding ABC transporter substrate-binding protein, translating to MPRRMFTIQAAVLLSVLVAGLTGCGQNASSTSAAHSVTLRLGYLTRITHASALVGIDKGLFGKNLGPDVTLDAKAFGQGTEEVTALLSGQIDAAYVGPNPVFNAWQKSGGTAIKIVSGSATGGTSFVVKPEIRTAEDLRGKTLADPALGGTQDVSLRSWLKENGLHTNAQGGGDVFIKPTKPESAIVAEFAANQIAGAIESAPYDVQLVKAGGTTLWTDPNTITVLVVRQEFLNAHPDVVSGLLRGQVEANDLIHDSPDAAAQAANATLAKSLGKGLDPDVLRASFQETTFTNDPNAASLKDQVQKAVSVGLLEPINLDGIFDLHLLNDLLKASGKPQVDA from the coding sequence ATGCCTCGACGCATGTTCACTATTCAGGCGGCGGTGCTGCTGTCCGTACTCGTTGCCGGGCTGACCGGCTGCGGACAGAACGCCTCGTCGACGAGTGCGGCCCACTCCGTCACACTGCGCCTGGGCTACCTGACCCGCATCACCCACGCGTCCGCCTTGGTCGGCATCGACAAGGGGCTTTTCGGCAAGAATCTCGGGCCCGACGTCACCTTGGATGCCAAGGCGTTCGGTCAGGGCACCGAGGAGGTCACCGCCCTGTTGTCGGGCCAGATCGACGCTGCTTACGTCGGGCCCAACCCGGTGTTCAACGCTTGGCAGAAGTCGGGCGGCACCGCGATCAAGATCGTCTCCGGATCAGCAACGGGGGGAACGTCTTTCGTCGTCAAACCGGAGATCCGCACCGCCGAGGACCTGCGCGGCAAGACGCTGGCCGACCCCGCCCTGGGTGGGACACAGGATGTCAGCCTTCGGTCGTGGCTCAAGGAGAACGGCCTGCACACCAACGCCCAGGGTGGGGGCGACGTCTTCATCAAACCCACCAAGCCTGAGTCCGCCATCGTCGCGGAGTTCGCCGCGAATCAGATCGCCGGCGCGATCGAGTCCGCCCCGTACGACGTTCAGCTGGTCAAAGCCGGCGGCACGACGCTATGGACGGACCCGAACACCATCACCGTGCTGGTCGTACGCCAGGAGTTCCTCAATGCGCACCCCGACGTCGTCAGCGGTCTGCTCCGCGGACAGGTCGAGGCCAATGACCTCATCCACGACAGTCCCGACGCTGCCGCGCAGGCCGCCAACGCGACGCTGGCCAAATCGCTGGGCAAGGGGCTGGATCCGGACGTGCTCCGCGCGTCCTTCCAGGAGACGACCTTCACAAATGATCCCAACGCCGCCTCGTTGAAAGACCAGGTGCAGAAGGCGGTTTCGGTGGGCCTGCTCGAACCGATCAACCTCGACGGGATCTTCGACCTGCATCTGCTGAACGACCTCCTGAAGGCATCGGGAAAGCCACAGGTTGACGCATGA
- a CDS encoding LysR family transcriptional regulator, with amino-acid sequence MNLQQLRYVVALAEAQSFTKAAESAFVVQSALSQQIRKLEDELGVQLFERTTRSVSLTPAGEALIPLVHQVLAGIDQITVDAQALSGTIGGRLTVGMMEVPSESLDVAALMATFHARYPEVSVTLRSGGSDLLIDAIRDRKLDVAIVGSNVAGAKGRLTHTELFSEPLIAVLPAGHPLAAKSSLALAELAELPFIDFPPGYGLRHETDRGFTGVPRRVAFEVTRVDEVVQFVRRDLGVALLPESVATSRAGGDVSLALRPVRGANLHRQVNLIAPAGTVRSAACHAFIRCVEAHVRRADR; translated from the coding sequence ATGAACCTTCAACAGCTGCGCTACGTGGTAGCCCTGGCCGAAGCGCAGAGCTTCACCAAGGCTGCCGAGAGTGCCTTCGTCGTGCAGTCCGCGTTGAGTCAGCAGATCCGCAAGCTCGAGGACGAACTCGGCGTCCAACTGTTCGAACGCACGACGCGGTCGGTATCCCTCACACCGGCAGGCGAGGCGCTGATCCCCCTGGTCCATCAGGTGCTCGCCGGAATCGATCAGATCACGGTCGACGCACAGGCACTGAGCGGAACGATCGGTGGTCGGCTTACGGTCGGGATGATGGAGGTGCCCTCGGAGAGCCTCGATGTCGCGGCGCTGATGGCGACATTTCACGCCCGATACCCCGAGGTCAGCGTGACACTGCGCAGTGGCGGCAGTGATCTGCTGATCGACGCCATCCGGGATCGCAAGCTTGACGTCGCCATCGTCGGCTCGAATGTCGCCGGCGCGAAGGGCCGGTTGACGCACACCGAGTTGTTCAGCGAGCCGCTCATCGCGGTGCTTCCGGCAGGGCATCCGCTCGCGGCGAAGTCGTCACTCGCGCTTGCCGAACTCGCCGAGCTGCCGTTCATCGACTTCCCTCCCGGTTACGGCCTACGGCACGAAACCGACCGGGGGTTCACCGGCGTGCCCAGGCGCGTTGCCTTCGAGGTCACCCGCGTCGACGAGGTGGTCCAGTTCGTCCGCCGAGATCTGGGCGTTGCGCTGTTGCCGGAGTCGGTGGCGACATCGCGGGCCGGTGGCGACGTCTCACTCGCACTGCGACCGGTGCGCGGCGCCAATCTGCACCGACAGGTCAACCTGATCGCGCCTGCCGGCACGGTGCGGTCGGCTGCCTGCCATGCGTTCATCCGCTGCGTGGAGGCACACGTCCGTCGCGCCGACCGGTAA
- a CDS encoding family 1 encapsulin nanocompartment shell protein, which yields MNNLYRELAPVTESAWEEIELEATRTFKRHIAGRRVVDVSGPGGPVTAAVSTGHLRDVTAPADGVVAHLRESKPLVRLRVPFTVSRDAIDDVERGSQDSDWDSVKEAAKKLAFVEDRAIFEGYGAASIDGIRSSSSNPALALPADPREYPDVVAQALSELRLAGVDGPYSVLLSADAYTKVSETTEHGYPIREHLNRLVDGEIIWAPAIDGAFVLSTRGGDFDLQLGTDVSIGYLSHDAETVQLYLQETLTFLCYTAEASVALTP from the coding sequence ATGAACAACCTTTACCGCGAACTCGCTCCGGTCACCGAATCCGCCTGGGAAGAAATCGAACTGGAGGCGACGCGCACCTTCAAGCGGCACATCGCCGGCCGGCGTGTCGTCGACGTCAGCGGTCCGGGTGGACCGGTCACCGCCGCGGTGAGCACCGGGCACCTGCGCGATGTGACCGCACCCGCCGACGGTGTCGTCGCACACCTGCGGGAGTCCAAACCACTTGTCCGGCTGCGGGTTCCGTTCACCGTGTCGCGCGACGCGATCGACGACGTCGAGCGCGGATCGCAGGACTCGGACTGGGACTCGGTGAAGGAGGCCGCCAAGAAGCTGGCGTTCGTGGAGGACCGCGCGATCTTCGAGGGTTATGGTGCCGCGTCGATCGACGGTATCCGCAGCTCCAGCTCCAACCCGGCGCTGGCCCTGCCCGCCGACCCCCGCGAGTACCCCGACGTTGTCGCGCAGGCGCTTTCGGAGCTGCGGCTGGCCGGTGTCGACGGGCCGTACTCGGTGCTGCTGTCGGCGGACGCCTACACCAAGGTCAGCGAAACCACAGAGCACGGCTATCCCATTCGCGAACACCTCAACCGGCTGGTCGACGGCGAGATCATCTGGGCGCCCGCCATCGACGGCGCGTTCGTGCTGAGCACCCGCGGCGGTGACTTCGATCTTCAGCTGGGCACCGACGTGTCGATCGGCTACCTGAGCCACGATGCCGAGACCGTGCAGCTCTACCTGCAGGAGACGCTGACGTTCCTCTGCTACACCGCCGAGGCCTCGGTCGCCCTGACGCCGTAA
- a CDS encoding Dyp-type peroxidase, with amino-acid sequence MPSPQPQPVLAPLTPAAIFLVATINQGGEAVVHDALPDLAGLVRAIGFRDPSKNLSLVTSIGSDAWDRLFAGVRPAELHPFIELHGGRHHAPATPGDLLFHIRAEVLDVCFELAGRIAKAMAGAITIVDEVHGFKFFDNRDLLGFVDGTENPDGQVALSASQIGEEDPDFAGGCYVHVQKYLHDMGSWESLSVEEQERVVGRTKLDDIELGDDVKPANSHVALNVIEDADGNELKIVRANMPFGEVGKGEYGTYYIGYSRTPAVTEKMLENMFIGSPPGNTDRILDFSTAVTGTLFFTPVADFLDDPPPLPGTDTPAAQTAPPPTHDGSLAIGSLKGQPQ; translated from the coding sequence GTGCCCTCCCCGCAGCCGCAACCGGTACTGGCGCCGCTGACACCGGCGGCCATCTTCCTGGTGGCCACGATCAACCAAGGCGGTGAGGCGGTGGTGCACGACGCGCTGCCCGACCTGGCCGGCCTGGTTCGCGCGATCGGCTTCCGCGACCCGTCCAAAAATCTGTCGCTGGTGACGTCGATCGGCTCCGACGCGTGGGATCGGTTGTTCGCCGGTGTGCGCCCTGCCGAGTTGCATCCCTTCATCGAGCTGCACGGCGGACGCCACCACGCCCCGGCCACGCCGGGCGATCTGCTGTTCCACATCCGCGCCGAGGTGCTCGACGTCTGTTTCGAGCTGGCCGGCCGGATCGCCAAGGCGATGGCGGGGGCGATCACGATCGTCGACGAGGTGCACGGCTTCAAGTTCTTCGACAACCGCGACCTGCTCGGCTTCGTCGACGGCACCGAGAACCCCGATGGCCAGGTTGCCCTGAGCGCCAGCCAGATCGGCGAGGAGGATCCCGACTTCGCCGGCGGCTGCTATGTGCACGTGCAGAAGTACCTCCACGACATGGGGTCGTGGGAGTCGCTGTCGGTCGAAGAGCAGGAACGTGTCGTCGGTCGCACCAAACTCGACGACATCGAACTCGGCGACGATGTGAAACCCGCCAATTCCCATGTGGCACTGAACGTCATCGAGGACGCCGACGGTAACGAACTGAAGATCGTCCGAGCCAACATGCCGTTCGGCGAGGTCGGCAAGGGCGAGTACGGCACCTACTACATCGGCTACTCGCGGACCCCTGCGGTCACCGAGAAGATGCTGGAGAACATGTTCATCGGCAGCCCGCCGGGCAACACCGACCGCATTCTGGACTTCTCGACCGCAGTCACCGGAACCCTGTTCTTCACCCCCGTCGCCGATTTCCTCGACGATCCGCCACCGCTGCCCGGCACTGACACGCCGGCGGCGCAGACCGCCCCTCCCCCGACTCACGACGGCTCACTGGCAATCGGCAGCCTGAAAGGACAGCCCCAATGA
- a CDS encoding M18 family aminopeptidase, with protein MSTGASAHGLCEFIDASPSPFHVCQTAARRLDAAGYTELSETDRWPERKGRYYTVRAGSLVAWNSSDDPTRPFRIVGGHTDSPNLRVKQHPDRAVAGWQVVALEPYGGAWLNSWLDRDLGVSGRLSVRDPDADGGVSHLLVLIDEPILRVPQLAIHLSEDRAAVKLDPQRHVNAVWGLGSAPRSFLDYAAQWVGVDPADLLSADLMTHDLTPSALIGADGEFVSAPRLDNQGTCYAGLEAFLATEPRGYLPVLALFDHEEVGSTSDHGAQSDLLLTTLERIVLSAGGDREDFLRRLTASMVASGDMAHATHPNYPDRHEPGHLIAVNGGPVLKVQPNLRYATDGRTAAAFELACRQAGVPLQRYEHRADLPCGSTIGPMTSARTGIPTVDVGAAQLAMHSARELMGAADVVSYAAALQAFLSPA; from the coding sequence ATGTCGACCGGGGCCAGTGCACACGGGCTGTGCGAATTCATCGACGCGTCGCCGTCGCCGTTCCACGTCTGCCAGACGGCGGCTCGCCGGCTGGACGCCGCGGGATATACCGAACTGTCCGAGACCGACCGCTGGCCGGAGCGCAAGGGGCGCTACTACACGGTGCGGGCCGGCTCGCTGGTCGCCTGGAACAGTAGCGACGACCCCACCCGGCCGTTCCGCATCGTCGGCGGGCACACCGACAGCCCGAACCTTCGGGTCAAGCAGCACCCCGACCGGGCGGTCGCGGGCTGGCAGGTCGTGGCGCTCGAGCCCTACGGCGGGGCGTGGCTGAACTCCTGGCTGGACCGCGACCTGGGCGTCAGCGGCCGACTGTCGGTCCGCGACCCCGATGCCGACGGCGGCGTCTCGCATCTGCTCGTCCTCATCGACGAGCCGATCCTGCGGGTTCCGCAGCTGGCCATCCACCTGTCCGAGGACCGCGCCGCGGTCAAGCTGGACCCGCAGCGGCACGTCAACGCGGTGTGGGGGCTGGGCTCGGCGCCGCGCTCGTTCCTCGACTACGCCGCCCAGTGGGTCGGTGTGGATCCGGCCGACCTGCTCTCGGCCGATCTCATGACCCACGACCTGACCCCGTCGGCGCTGATCGGCGCCGACGGGGAGTTCGTCAGCGCGCCGCGGTTGGACAACCAGGGCACCTGCTACGCGGGGCTCGAAGCGTTCCTGGCCACCGAACCGCGCGGCTACCTGCCGGTGCTGGCGCTGTTCGACCACGAGGAGGTCGGCTCGACATCCGACCACGGCGCCCAATCCGACCTGCTGCTCACCACACTCGAACGCATCGTGTTGAGCGCCGGCGGCGACCGAGAGGACTTCCTGCGCCGGCTGACCGCGTCGATGGTGGCCTCCGGTGACATGGCGCACGCCACCCACCCTAACTACCCCGACCGCCACGAGCCCGGCCACCTGATCGCGGTCAACGGCGGACCGGTGCTCAAGGTTCAGCCCAACCTGCGCTACGCCACCGACGGCCGCACGGCAGCCGCGTTTGAACTGGCCTGCCGCCAGGCGGGGGTGCCGCTGCAGCGCTACGAACACCGGGCCGACCTGCCGTGTGGCTCGACGATCGGCCCGATGACCTCGGCACGCACCGGCATCCCGACGGTCGACGTCGGGGCGGCGCAGTTGGCCATGCACTCCGCGCGTGAACTGATGGGTGCCGCCGACGTGGTGTCGTATGCGGCTGCGCTGCAGGCGTTCCTGTCACCGGCCTGA
- a CDS encoding VOC family protein gives MALGVEMITFDCSDPDGLADWWAGAVGGSATAVMPGEFVMVSQPDGPRLGFQRVDDPTPGKNRVHVDFAAVDVEAEVRRLVAHGATETARHSFGDAFSWVVLADPAGNAFCVAAAAH, from the coding sequence ATGGCTCTCGGCGTGGAGATGATCACATTCGACTGCAGCGACCCCGACGGGCTGGCCGACTGGTGGGCCGGTGCCGTCGGGGGCAGCGCCACCGCGGTGATGCCCGGCGAATTCGTCATGGTCTCCCAACCCGACGGACCCCGGCTCGGCTTCCAGCGGGTCGATGACCCGACACCCGGCAAGAACCGGGTGCACGTCGACTTCGCCGCCGTCGACGTCGAGGCGGAAGTCCGGCGGCTGGTCGCCCACGGCGCCACCGAGACGGCACGGCACTCGTTCGGGGACGCGTTCAGCTGGGTGGTGCTGGCCGACCCGGCAGGCAACGCGTTCTGCGTCGCTGCCGCCGCGCACTGA
- a CDS encoding sodium:proton antiporter, with protein MVWSVAGLAAIIVVWSLVARRLERWRITPVMTLVFAGALVGFVTHDALAAGIQAHVIEPITEMILAIVLFEHAANIRGGYFGGQTVLAMRLLFVALPISLALAVGLGMWLLPGLSWPMLLVVACVVVPIDFAPVTSFLHDTRISLRVRQLFNVEEGYSDGVIAPIFLFALAISDGEHSKAESIATALREGLPHLAVAIALGVGIGTGLAWLANTADRLGYMTEQSRRYLVVGAPVLTYAVNIGLHGNGFVAAFVCGIAFNSVRRYIDDSREQEFIDDITFLLTAVVWFVFGAVAWYVLEDGVELGQVVFGVLVLIVVRGLPVMLVLLRSGLTWPERSLMAGLGPRGTASIALGLLAYIVLPDAPSETLLTVMIIVVLGSVVIHGLVGPMLVSRASVEPAAAARP; from the coding sequence GTGGTGTGGTCGGTCGCCGGATTAGCCGCGATCATCGTCGTGTGGTCCTTGGTCGCCCGCCGGCTGGAGCGATGGCGCATCACACCCGTCATGACACTGGTCTTCGCCGGTGCGTTGGTCGGATTCGTCACCCACGATGCGCTGGCAGCCGGCATCCAAGCCCACGTCATCGAACCGATCACCGAAATGATCCTCGCCATAGTGCTTTTCGAGCACGCTGCCAACATTCGCGGCGGATACTTCGGCGGACAGACCGTGTTGGCGATGCGGCTGCTGTTCGTGGCGCTGCCGATCAGCCTGGCACTCGCCGTCGGACTCGGGATGTGGTTGCTGCCGGGATTGTCATGGCCGATGCTGCTGGTGGTGGCCTGCGTGGTGGTCCCGATCGACTTCGCTCCGGTGACCTCCTTCCTGCACGACACGCGAATCTCGTTGCGGGTACGCCAGCTGTTCAACGTTGAGGAGGGTTACTCCGACGGCGTGATCGCACCGATTTTTCTGTTCGCGTTGGCGATCTCCGACGGCGAGCACAGCAAGGCCGAGAGTATCGCGACCGCGCTGAGGGAAGGACTGCCCCATCTCGCGGTCGCAATAGCCCTCGGTGTGGGGATCGGCACCGGCCTGGCGTGGCTGGCCAACACCGCCGACCGTCTCGGCTACATGACCGAGCAATCCCGGCGCTACCTGGTTGTCGGTGCGCCCGTGCTGACCTACGCAGTCAACATCGGTCTGCATGGCAACGGGTTCGTCGCCGCCTTCGTCTGCGGTATCGCCTTCAACAGCGTGCGGCGCTACATCGACGACAGCCGGGAACAGGAGTTCATCGACGACATCACCTTCCTGCTCACGGCGGTGGTGTGGTTCGTCTTCGGCGCGGTCGCCTGGTACGTCCTCGAGGACGGCGTGGAGTTGGGCCAGGTGGTGTTCGGCGTCTTGGTGTTGATCGTCGTCCGCGGCCTTCCGGTCATGCTGGTCCTGCTCAGATCCGGGTTGACGTGGCCCGAGCGCAGCCTGATGGCGGGTCTGGGTCCGCGCGGCACCGCAAGCATCGCGCTCGGGCTGCTTGCCTACATCGTGCTGCCCGACGCTCCGTCGGAAACGCTGCTGACGGTGATGATCATCGTGGTGCTCGGCAGCGTGGTGATCCACGGCCTGGTGGGTCCGATGCTGGTGAGTCGGGCTTCCGTGGAACCGGCTGCGGCCGCCAGGCCATAA